Proteins encoded together in one Carya illinoinensis cultivar Pawnee chromosome 3, C.illinoinensisPawnee_v1, whole genome shotgun sequence window:
- the LOC122305605 gene encoding transcription factor bHLH36-like, protein MWQKSLPHKISSTSDNDEANTGNNKKIIRRDTERQRRQKMVILNASLRSLLPVEMIKGKRSLSDHMSEAVNYIKYLKNKIEELSVRSNKLKELSDFSHVLGLGCQRSDNNLPNRVMVHPFWDGVEIVITSNVNEDGLLLSEVLEILLEEALSVVTCGSTKANERLIYTIKAKVNDFGCGLDLQGLQRKLNALVMSSTR, encoded by the exons ATGTGGCAAAAAAGCCTGCCTCATAAAATATCATCTACATCGGACAATGATGAAGCAAATACTGGTAATAATAAGAAGATTATTCGTAGGGACACTGAACGACAAAGAAGGCAGAAAATGGTCATTCTTAATGCATCACTTAGATCGCTGCTGCCTGTTGAAATGATTAAG GGAAAGCGTTCGTTATCGGATCACATGAGCGAGGCcgtgaattatataaaataccTAAAGAATAAGATCGAAGAACTGAGTGTCAGGAGTAATAAGCTTAAGGAGTTATCTGATTTTAGTCATGTTCTCGGTCTTGGATGTCAAAGATCGGATAATAATCTTCCGAACCGTGTTATGGTCCACCCTTTTTGGGATGGAGTGGAGATTGTCATAACTAGCAATGTCAATGAGGACGGTTTGCTTCTGTCAGAGGTGCTCGAAATCTTGCTCGAAGAAGCGCTTAGTGTAGTCACCTGTGGTTCCACTAAAGCAAATGAAAGGTTAATTTACACCATTAAGGCAAAG GTCAATGATTTTGGATGCGGCCTTGATCTACAAGGGTTGCAACGGAAATTGAATGCACTCGTCATGTCATCTACGCGCTGA
- the LOC122303536 gene encoding uncharacterized protein LOC122303536 isoform X2, whose amino-acid sequence MVRSLIGRGVRGRGGGFRGISVRRPIIQDAQSPPRSSEPNLRDEANSSSSDDSTQPPDVVFETEFPEQLDGTAVSKKRGRGRAKMTKFDMLRKMGPIPLLIKNGDTKVSCQNANIFSGRVTWIIKHYANMGYNRWNEVPEAEQEELCGRVRADFIVEWEKENHRKTVIDQLRRRFNSFHYDLHKIFLGYGSTKVALARGTELVDHAVWRKLCMRWGSKEFKALSLQNKANRGKQLTNHTAGRKSFVRILEEQREGVNNLVEFFKETRWSKKKNGFVTDMSEELYEKLLGKMGLADG is encoded by the exons ATGGTGCGAAGTTTGATTGGTAGAGGAGTCCGTGGACGCGGAGGAGGATTTCGGGGCATATCGGTGCGCAGGCCAATTATACAAGACGCTCAGTCACCACCCAGAAGCTCTGAACCGAACCTGCGAGACGAGGCTAACTCCTCGTCATCAGACGACTCAACCCAACCACCCGATGTCGTATTTGAGACTGAGTTCCCAGAACAATTGGATGGAACAG CTGTGAGTAAGAAACGAGGCCGTGGACGAGCCAAGATGACAAAATTTGACATGCTTCGGAAAATGGGCCCGATTCCGTTGCTTATCAAGAATGGAGACACTAAGGTGTCATGCCAAAATGCTAACATTTTCAGTGGACGGGTGACATGGATAATAAAGCATTATGCAAACATGGGTTACAACCGTTGGAATGAAGTGCCAGAAGCTGAACAGGAGGAGTTGTGTGGCCGTGTCCGA GCTGACTTTATTGTtgaatgggaaaaagaaaaccatCGAAAGACTGTTATTGACCAACTACGTAGACGGTTTAATTCTTTCCACTAtgacttacacaagatattcCTTGGGTATGGGAGTACGAAAGTTGCTCTAGCAAGAGGAACCGAGTTGGTGGATCATGCAGTGTGGAGGAAATTGTGCATGCGCTGGGGTAGCAAGGAGTTCAAG GCCTTGTCGCTGCAAAACAAGGCTAATAGAGGCAAACAGCTCACCAACCATACTGCTGGCAGGAAATCCTTTGTTCGAATACTCGAAGAGCAG CGTGAGGGTGTTAATAATTTGGTCGAATTTTTTAAAGAGACACGATGGTCCAAGAAGAAGAACGGGTTTGTAACCGACATGAGTGAAGAGCTGTAT GAAAAACTGTTGGGCAAGATGGGGCTAGCTGATGGGTGA
- the LOC122303536 gene encoding uncharacterized protein LOC122303536 isoform X1: MVRSLIGRGVRGRGGGFRGISVRRPIIQDAQSPPRSSEPNLRDEANSSSSDDSTQPPDVVFETEFPEQLDGTAVSKKRGRGRAKMTKFDMLRKMGPIPLLIKNGDTKVSCQNANIFSGRVTWIIKHYANMGYNRWNEVPEAEQEELCGRVRADFIVEWEKENHRKTVIDQLRRRFNSFHYDLHKIFLGYGSTKVALARGTELVDHAVWRKLCMRWGSKEFKALSLQNKANRGKQLTNHTAGRKSFVRILEEQREGVNNLVEFFKETRWSKKKNGFVTDMSEELYEKMVEKLNEMQPEERTKEAAAAVFREVLGRRSGYERGLGEKVMPVTHGIAQTSNNGGLLSEDAQYWKAQFEGLKANVQEILLKQAEFDKFMTYTQSQQQSQGEFPRETPGAM, encoded by the exons ATGGTGCGAAGTTTGATTGGTAGAGGAGTCCGTGGACGCGGAGGAGGATTTCGGGGCATATCGGTGCGCAGGCCAATTATACAAGACGCTCAGTCACCACCCAGAAGCTCTGAACCGAACCTGCGAGACGAGGCTAACTCCTCGTCATCAGACGACTCAACCCAACCACCCGATGTCGTATTTGAGACTGAGTTCCCAGAACAATTGGATGGAACAG CTGTGAGTAAGAAACGAGGCCGTGGACGAGCCAAGATGACAAAATTTGACATGCTTCGGAAAATGGGCCCGATTCCGTTGCTTATCAAGAATGGAGACACTAAGGTGTCATGCCAAAATGCTAACATTTTCAGTGGACGGGTGACATGGATAATAAAGCATTATGCAAACATGGGTTACAACCGTTGGAATGAAGTGCCAGAAGCTGAACAGGAGGAGTTGTGTGGCCGTGTCCGA GCTGACTTTATTGTtgaatgggaaaaagaaaaccatCGAAAGACTGTTATTGACCAACTACGTAGACGGTTTAATTCTTTCCACTAtgacttacacaagatattcCTTGGGTATGGGAGTACGAAAGTTGCTCTAGCAAGAGGAACCGAGTTGGTGGATCATGCAGTGTGGAGGAAATTGTGCATGCGCTGGGGTAGCAAGGAGTTCAAG GCCTTGTCGCTGCAAAACAAGGCTAATAGAGGCAAACAGCTCACCAACCATACTGCTGGCAGGAAATCCTTTGTTCGAATACTCGAAGAGCAG CGTGAGGGTGTTAATAATTTGGTCGAATTTTTTAAAGAGACACGATGGTCCAAGAAGAAGAACGGGTTTGTAACCGACATGAGTGAAGAGCTGTAT GAAAAAATGGTGGAAAAGCTGAATGAAATGCAGCCGGAAGAGCGCACTAAAGAGGCAGCAGCTGCAGTGTTTAGGGAGGTCCTAGGGAGGAGATCAGGATATGAGAGGGGTTTGGGGGAGAAGGTAATGCCTGTAACTCATGGAATAGCCCAAACTAGTAACAATGGAGGTCTATTGAGCGAGGATGCACAGTATTGGAAGGCGCAGTTTGAGGGGTTAAAGGCAAATGTTCAGGAGATTTTACTAAAGCAAGcagaatttgataaatttatgacATACACTCAATCACAACAACAGTCACAGGGGGAGTTTCCGAGGGAGACTCCGGGGGCTATGTAA
- the LOC122303536 gene encoding uncharacterized protein LOC122303536 isoform X3, with translation MVRSLIGRGVRGRGGGFRGISVRRPIIQDAQSPPRSSEPNLRDEANSSSSDDSTQPPDVVFETEFPEQLDGTAVSKKRGRGRAKMTKFDMLRKMGPIPLLIKNGDTKVSCQNANIFSGRVTWIIKHYANMGYNRWNEVPEAEQEELCGRVRADFIVEWEKENHRKTVIDQLRRRFNSFHYDLHKIFLGYGSTKVALARGTELVDHAVWRKLCMRWGSKEFKALSLQNKANRGKQLTNHTAGRKSFVRILEEQREGVNNLVEFFKETRWSKKKNGFVTDMSEELKKWWKS, from the exons ATGGTGCGAAGTTTGATTGGTAGAGGAGTCCGTGGACGCGGAGGAGGATTTCGGGGCATATCGGTGCGCAGGCCAATTATACAAGACGCTCAGTCACCACCCAGAAGCTCTGAACCGAACCTGCGAGACGAGGCTAACTCCTCGTCATCAGACGACTCAACCCAACCACCCGATGTCGTATTTGAGACTGAGTTCCCAGAACAATTGGATGGAACAG CTGTGAGTAAGAAACGAGGCCGTGGACGAGCCAAGATGACAAAATTTGACATGCTTCGGAAAATGGGCCCGATTCCGTTGCTTATCAAGAATGGAGACACTAAGGTGTCATGCCAAAATGCTAACATTTTCAGTGGACGGGTGACATGGATAATAAAGCATTATGCAAACATGGGTTACAACCGTTGGAATGAAGTGCCAGAAGCTGAACAGGAGGAGTTGTGTGGCCGTGTCCGA GCTGACTTTATTGTtgaatgggaaaaagaaaaccatCGAAAGACTGTTATTGACCAACTACGTAGACGGTTTAATTCTTTCCACTAtgacttacacaagatattcCTTGGGTATGGGAGTACGAAAGTTGCTCTAGCAAGAGGAACCGAGTTGGTGGATCATGCAGTGTGGAGGAAATTGTGCATGCGCTGGGGTAGCAAGGAGTTCAAG GCCTTGTCGCTGCAAAACAAGGCTAATAGAGGCAAACAGCTCACCAACCATACTGCTGGCAGGAAATCCTTTGTTCGAATACTCGAAGAGCAG CGTGAGGGTGTTAATAATTTGGTCGAATTTTTTAAAGAGACACGATGGTCCAAGAAGAAGAACGGGTTTGTAACCGACATGAGTGAAGAGCT GAAAAAATGGTGGAAAAGCTGA